The following are encoded together in the Microtus ochrogaster isolate Prairie Vole_2 unplaced genomic scaffold, MicOch1.0 UNK21, whole genome shotgun sequence genome:
- the Mrps16 gene encoding 28S ribosomal protein S16, mitochondrial, which produces MVHLTTFLCKAYRGGHLTIRLALGGCTNRPFYRIVAAHNKCPRDGRFVEQLGSFDPLPNSNGEKLVALNLNRIRYWIGCGAHLSKPMEKLLGLSGFYPLHPMMITNAERLRRKRAQEALLASQKTESEPGEMEAS; this is translated from the exons CAACCTTTCTTTGCAAAGCTTACCGTGGGGGCCACCTAACCATCCGCCTCGCCTTGGGTGGCTGCACCAACCGGCCCTTTTACCGCATCGTGGCTGCTCACAACAAGTGTCCCAGGGATGGCCGCTTCGTGGAGCAGCTGGGCTCCTTCGATCCGCTGCCCAACAGTAACGGAGAAAAACTGGTTGCCCTCAACCTGAACCGGATCCGGTATTGGATTGGCTGTGGGGCTCACCTCTCTAAGCCTATGGAGAAACTTCTGG GTCTTTCTGGCTTTTATCCCCTGCATCCAATGATGATCACAAATGCTGAGAGACTTCGGAGGAAGAGAGCTCAAGAAGCCCTCTTAGCATCGCAGAAAACAGAATCGGAGCCTGGAGAAATGGAAGCAAGCTGA